One genomic region from Equus asinus isolate D_3611 breed Donkey chromosome 10, EquAss-T2T_v2, whole genome shotgun sequence encodes:
- the OTULINL gene encoding inactive ubiquitin thioesterase OTULINL isoform X3 produces MPLYRVSAPGNDQVHAWTLVTSQALDTAWRIAKGSVMLAVSFLVAALCYFKRLHLYLGRRLKWWIGYLQRKFKRNLSVEAEVDLLSYCAREWKGETPRAKLMRKAYEELFWRRHIKCVRQVKRDNYDALRSVLFQIFSQGLSFPSWMKEKDIVKLPEKLLFSQGCNWIQQYSFGPEKYTGSNVFGKLRKCVELLKTQWTEFSGIKDYHKRGSMCNILFSNAILEYKLYEALKFIMLYQVTEVYEQMKTKKVIPSLFRLLFSRETSCDPLSFMMNHLNSVGDTCGLEQIDMFILGYSLEVKIKVFRLFKFNSRDFEVCYPEEPLREWPEISLLTENDRHYHIPVF; encoded by the exons GAAATGACCAAGTTCACGCCTGGACACTAGTCACCAGCCAAGCCTTAGATACTGCATGGAGAATAGCAAAGGGGTCGGTGATGTTGGCAGTTTCATTTCTGGTGGCTGCCCTTTGCTACTTCAAAAGGCTGCATTTATATTTAGGGCGCCGGCTGAAATG gTGGATTGGATATCTGCAGAGAAAATTCAAAA GGAACCTCAGCGTGGAGGCGGAAGTTGATTTACTCAGTTATTGTGCCCGAGAATGGAAAGGAGAGACACCCCGGGCCAAGCTGATGAGGAAG GCCTACGAGGAACTGTTTTGGCGGCGGCATATTAAATGTGTCCGACAAGTCAAGAGAGATAACTATGATGCACTGAGGTCCGTGTTGTTTCAGATATTCAGCCAGGGCCTCTCTTTTCCATCCtggatgaaagaaaaagacatcgTTAAG CTTCCTGAAAAACTGCTcttttcacaaggttgtaattgGATCCAGCAATACAGTTTTGGTCCTGAGAAGTATACGGGTTCGAATGTGTTTGGAAAATTACGTAAATGTGTGGAATTATTGAAAACGCAG tgGACTGAATTTAGTGGAATAAAAGATTATCATAAGAGAGGAAGTATGTGCAACATCCTTTTTTCTAATGCTATCCTGGAATATAAACTCTATGAAGCTTTAAAGTTCATCATGCTGTATCAGGTCACCGAAGTTTATGaacaaatgaagacaaaaaagGTCATTCCCAGTCTTTTTCGACTGCTGTTTTCCCGGGAAACATCGTGTGACCCTTTGAGCTTCATGATGAATCACCTGAATTCTGTAGGCGACACATGTGGCCTAGAGCAG ATTGATATGTTTATACTTGGATACTCCCTCGAAGTAAAGATAAAAGTGTTCAGACTGTTCAAGTTTAACTCCAGAGACTTTGAAGTTTGCTACCCGGAGGAGCCGCTCAGAGAGTGGCCGGAGATCTCCCTGCTGACCGAGAATGACCGCCACTACCACATTCCCGTCTTTTAA
- the OTULINL gene encoding inactive ubiquitin thioesterase OTULINL isoform X1, with translation MSQHPCPSSSASPVGCLPQHGLPTGATSTPGIRTGEPQVPEAERNDQVHAWTLVTSQALDTAWRIAKGSVMLAVSFLVAALCYFKRLHLYLGRRLKWWIGYLQRKFKRNLSVEAEVDLLSYCAREWKGETPRAKLMRKAYEELFWRRHIKCVRQVKRDNYDALRSVLFQIFSQGLSFPSWMKEKDIVKLPEKLLFSQGCNWIQQYSFGPEKYTGSNVFGKLRKCVELLKTQWTEFSGIKDYHKRGSMCNILFSNAILEYKLYEALKFIMLYQVTEVYEQMKTKKVIPSLFRLLFSRETSCDPLSFMMNHLNSVGDTCGLEQIDMFILGYSLEVKIKVFRLFKFNSRDFEVCYPEEPLREWPEISLLTENDRHYHIPVF, from the exons atgagccagcacccgtgcccatcttcctctgcttcacctgtgggatgcctaccacagcatggcctgccaaccGGTGCCacgtctacacccgggatccgaactggggaaccccaggtgCCCGAGGCGGAAc GAAATGACCAAGTTCACGCCTGGACACTAGTCACCAGCCAAGCCTTAGATACTGCATGGAGAATAGCAAAGGGGTCGGTGATGTTGGCAGTTTCATTTCTGGTGGCTGCCCTTTGCTACTTCAAAAGGCTGCATTTATATTTAGGGCGCCGGCTGAAATG gTGGATTGGATATCTGCAGAGAAAATTCAAAA GGAACCTCAGCGTGGAGGCGGAAGTTGATTTACTCAGTTATTGTGCCCGAGAATGGAAAGGAGAGACACCCCGGGCCAAGCTGATGAGGAAG GCCTACGAGGAACTGTTTTGGCGGCGGCATATTAAATGTGTCCGACAAGTCAAGAGAGATAACTATGATGCACTGAGGTCCGTGTTGTTTCAGATATTCAGCCAGGGCCTCTCTTTTCCATCCtggatgaaagaaaaagacatcgTTAAG CTTCCTGAAAAACTGCTcttttcacaaggttgtaattgGATCCAGCAATACAGTTTTGGTCCTGAGAAGTATACGGGTTCGAATGTGTTTGGAAAATTACGTAAATGTGTGGAATTATTGAAAACGCAG tgGACTGAATTTAGTGGAATAAAAGATTATCATAAGAGAGGAAGTATGTGCAACATCCTTTTTTCTAATGCTATCCTGGAATATAAACTCTATGAAGCTTTAAAGTTCATCATGCTGTATCAGGTCACCGAAGTTTATGaacaaatgaagacaaaaaagGTCATTCCCAGTCTTTTTCGACTGCTGTTTTCCCGGGAAACATCGTGTGACCCTTTGAGCTTCATGATGAATCACCTGAATTCTGTAGGCGACACATGTGGCCTAGAGCAG ATTGATATGTTTATACTTGGATACTCCCTCGAAGTAAAGATAAAAGTGTTCAGACTGTTCAAGTTTAACTCCAGAGACTTTGAAGTTTGCTACCCGGAGGAGCCGCTCAGAGAGTGGCCGGAGATCTCCCTGCTGACCGAGAATGACCGCCACTACCACATTCCCGTCTTTTAA
- the OTULINL gene encoding inactive ubiquitin thioesterase OTULINL isoform X2 codes for MPTTAWPANRCHVYTRDPNWGTPGNDQVHAWTLVTSQALDTAWRIAKGSVMLAVSFLVAALCYFKRLHLYLGRRLKWWIGYLQRKFKRNLSVEAEVDLLSYCAREWKGETPRAKLMRKAYEELFWRRHIKCVRQVKRDNYDALRSVLFQIFSQGLSFPSWMKEKDIVKLPEKLLFSQGCNWIQQYSFGPEKYTGSNVFGKLRKCVELLKTQWTEFSGIKDYHKRGSMCNILFSNAILEYKLYEALKFIMLYQVTEVYEQMKTKKVIPSLFRLLFSRETSCDPLSFMMNHLNSVGDTCGLEQIDMFILGYSLEVKIKVFRLFKFNSRDFEVCYPEEPLREWPEISLLTENDRHYHIPVF; via the exons atgcctaccacagcatggcctgccaaccGGTGCCacgtctacacccgggatccgaactggggaaccccag GAAATGACCAAGTTCACGCCTGGACACTAGTCACCAGCCAAGCCTTAGATACTGCATGGAGAATAGCAAAGGGGTCGGTGATGTTGGCAGTTTCATTTCTGGTGGCTGCCCTTTGCTACTTCAAAAGGCTGCATTTATATTTAGGGCGCCGGCTGAAATG gTGGATTGGATATCTGCAGAGAAAATTCAAAA GGAACCTCAGCGTGGAGGCGGAAGTTGATTTACTCAGTTATTGTGCCCGAGAATGGAAAGGAGAGACACCCCGGGCCAAGCTGATGAGGAAG GCCTACGAGGAACTGTTTTGGCGGCGGCATATTAAATGTGTCCGACAAGTCAAGAGAGATAACTATGATGCACTGAGGTCCGTGTTGTTTCAGATATTCAGCCAGGGCCTCTCTTTTCCATCCtggatgaaagaaaaagacatcgTTAAG CTTCCTGAAAAACTGCTcttttcacaaggttgtaattgGATCCAGCAATACAGTTTTGGTCCTGAGAAGTATACGGGTTCGAATGTGTTTGGAAAATTACGTAAATGTGTGGAATTATTGAAAACGCAG tgGACTGAATTTAGTGGAATAAAAGATTATCATAAGAGAGGAAGTATGTGCAACATCCTTTTTTCTAATGCTATCCTGGAATATAAACTCTATGAAGCTTTAAAGTTCATCATGCTGTATCAGGTCACCGAAGTTTATGaacaaatgaagacaaaaaagGTCATTCCCAGTCTTTTTCGACTGCTGTTTTCCCGGGAAACATCGTGTGACCCTTTGAGCTTCATGATGAATCACCTGAATTCTGTAGGCGACACATGTGGCCTAGAGCAG ATTGATATGTTTATACTTGGATACTCCCTCGAAGTAAAGATAAAAGTGTTCAGACTGTTCAAGTTTAACTCCAGAGACTTTGAAGTTTGCTACCCGGAGGAGCCGCTCAGAGAGTGGCCGGAGATCTCCCTGCTGACCGAGAATGACCGCCACTACCACATTCCCGTCTTTTAA
- the OTULINL gene encoding inactive ubiquitin thioesterase OTULINL isoform X5 has translation MAAPRSPPRAREREWPGAPAAGNDQVHAWTLVTSQALDTAWRIAKGSVMLAVSFLVAALCYFKRLHLYLGRRLKWWIGYLQRKFKRNLSVEAEVDLLSYCAREWKGETPRAKLMRKAYEELFWRRHIKCVRQVKRDNYDALRSVLFQIFSQGLSFPSWMKEKDIVKLPEKLLFSQGCNWIQQYSFGPEKYTGSNVFGKLRKCVELLKTQWTEFSGIKDYHKRGSMCNILFSNAILEYKLYEALKFIMLYQVTEVYEQMKTKKVIPSLFRLLFSRETSCDPLSFMMNHLNSVGDTCGLEQIDMFILGYSLEVKIKVFRLFKFNSRDFEVCYPEEPLREWPEISLLTENDRHYHIPVF, from the exons GAAATGACCAAGTTCACGCCTGGACACTAGTCACCAGCCAAGCCTTAGATACTGCATGGAGAATAGCAAAGGGGTCGGTGATGTTGGCAGTTTCATTTCTGGTGGCTGCCCTTTGCTACTTCAAAAGGCTGCATTTATATTTAGGGCGCCGGCTGAAATG gTGGATTGGATATCTGCAGAGAAAATTCAAAA GGAACCTCAGCGTGGAGGCGGAAGTTGATTTACTCAGTTATTGTGCCCGAGAATGGAAAGGAGAGACACCCCGGGCCAAGCTGATGAGGAAG GCCTACGAGGAACTGTTTTGGCGGCGGCATATTAAATGTGTCCGACAAGTCAAGAGAGATAACTATGATGCACTGAGGTCCGTGTTGTTTCAGATATTCAGCCAGGGCCTCTCTTTTCCATCCtggatgaaagaaaaagacatcgTTAAG CTTCCTGAAAAACTGCTcttttcacaaggttgtaattgGATCCAGCAATACAGTTTTGGTCCTGAGAAGTATACGGGTTCGAATGTGTTTGGAAAATTACGTAAATGTGTGGAATTATTGAAAACGCAG tgGACTGAATTTAGTGGAATAAAAGATTATCATAAGAGAGGAAGTATGTGCAACATCCTTTTTTCTAATGCTATCCTGGAATATAAACTCTATGAAGCTTTAAAGTTCATCATGCTGTATCAGGTCACCGAAGTTTATGaacaaatgaagacaaaaaagGTCATTCCCAGTCTTTTTCGACTGCTGTTTTCCCGGGAAACATCGTGTGACCCTTTGAGCTTCATGATGAATCACCTGAATTCTGTAGGCGACACATGTGGCCTAGAGCAG ATTGATATGTTTATACTTGGATACTCCCTCGAAGTAAAGATAAAAGTGTTCAGACTGTTCAAGTTTAACTCCAGAGACTTTGAAGTTTGCTACCCGGAGGAGCCGCTCAGAGAGTGGCCGGAGATCTCCCTGCTGACCGAGAATGACCGCCACTACCACATTCCCGTCTTTTAA
- the OTULINL gene encoding inactive ubiquitin thioesterase OTULINL isoform X4: MLAVSFLVAALCYFKRLHLYLGRRLKWWIGYLQRKFKRNLSVEAEVDLLSYCAREWKGETPRAKLMRKAYEELFWRRHIKCVRQVKRDNYDALRSVLFQIFSQGLSFPSWMKEKDIVKLPEKLLFSQGCNWIQQYSFGPEKYTGSNVFGKLRKCVELLKTQWTEFSGIKDYHKRGSMCNILFSNAILEYKLYEALKFIMLYQVTEVYEQMKTKKVIPSLFRLLFSRETSCDPLSFMMNHLNSVGDTCGLEQIDMFILGYSLEVKIKVFRLFKFNSRDFEVCYPEEPLREWPEISLLTENDRHYHIPVF; this comes from the exons ATGTTGGCAGTTTCATTTCTGGTGGCTGCCCTTTGCTACTTCAAAAGGCTGCATTTATATTTAGGGCGCCGGCTGAAATG gTGGATTGGATATCTGCAGAGAAAATTCAAAA GGAACCTCAGCGTGGAGGCGGAAGTTGATTTACTCAGTTATTGTGCCCGAGAATGGAAAGGAGAGACACCCCGGGCCAAGCTGATGAGGAAG GCCTACGAGGAACTGTTTTGGCGGCGGCATATTAAATGTGTCCGACAAGTCAAGAGAGATAACTATGATGCACTGAGGTCCGTGTTGTTTCAGATATTCAGCCAGGGCCTCTCTTTTCCATCCtggatgaaagaaaaagacatcgTTAAG CTTCCTGAAAAACTGCTcttttcacaaggttgtaattgGATCCAGCAATACAGTTTTGGTCCTGAGAAGTATACGGGTTCGAATGTGTTTGGAAAATTACGTAAATGTGTGGAATTATTGAAAACGCAG tgGACTGAATTTAGTGGAATAAAAGATTATCATAAGAGAGGAAGTATGTGCAACATCCTTTTTTCTAATGCTATCCTGGAATATAAACTCTATGAAGCTTTAAAGTTCATCATGCTGTATCAGGTCACCGAAGTTTATGaacaaatgaagacaaaaaagGTCATTCCCAGTCTTTTTCGACTGCTGTTTTCCCGGGAAACATCGTGTGACCCTTTGAGCTTCATGATGAATCACCTGAATTCTGTAGGCGACACATGTGGCCTAGAGCAG ATTGATATGTTTATACTTGGATACTCCCTCGAAGTAAAGATAAAAGTGTTCAGACTGTTCAAGTTTAACTCCAGAGACTTTGAAGTTTGCTACCCGGAGGAGCCGCTCAGAGAGTGGCCGGAGATCTCCCTGCTGACCGAGAATGACCGCCACTACCACATTCCCGTCTTTTAA